In one Vanessa tameamea isolate UH-Manoa-2023 chromosome 10, ilVanTame1 primary haplotype, whole genome shotgun sequence genomic region, the following are encoded:
- the LOC113404804 gene encoding reticulon-3-B isoform X4 has product MARPRQSPRHAAQFADLPPRGPVESLIYWRSAARSGAALGAGLALLVALACCSVVSVLAYSSLLALSAAVAFRIYKNVLQAVQKTNEGHPFKWLLEKDISVPAERAQSLAAAATAHLNAALAELRRLFLVEDLVDSLKFGVLLWCLTYVGACFNGITLIILGWIALFTLPKAYEMNKPQVDANLELARAKINEISAKVRAAVPLGKKAESEKDK; this is encoded by the exons ATGGCGCGTCCTAGGCAGTCGCCCCGTCACGCCGCGCAGTTCGCTGACCTCCCGCCCCGTGGACCAG TGGAGTCTCTGATCTACTGGCGGTCGGCGGCACGGTCGGGGGCGGCGCTGGGCGCAGGCCTGGCGCTGCTCGTAGCCCTCGCGTGCTGCTCCGTCGTGTCCGTGCTGGCCTACAGCTCGCTGCTGGCACTCTCCGCCGCTGTCGCCTTCCGCATCTACAAGAACGTCTTGCAAGCCGTGCAGAAAACTAACGAAGGACATCCCTTTAA ATGGCTGCTCGAGAAAGACATCAGCGTGCCGGCGGAGCGCGCTCAGTCGCTGGCCGCCGCCGCCACCGCGCACCTCAACGCCGCGCTCGCGGAGCTGCGCAG ATTGTTCCTCGTTGAGGACTTGGTGGACTCGCTCAAGTTCGGCGTGCTGCTGTGGTGCCTCACGTATGTTGGCGCTTGCTTCAACGGCATCACGCTTATCATACTCG GTTGGATAGCGCTGTTCACGTTGCCGAAGGCGTATGAGATGAACAAGCCGCAAGTGGACGCCAACCTCGAGCTGGCGCGCGCCAAGATCAACGAGATCTCCGCCAA GGTGCGAGCGGCCGTGCCTCTGGGCAAGAAGGCGGAGAGCGAGAAGGACAAGTAG
- the LOC113404804 gene encoding reticulon-3-B isoform X7, producing MGSDGDITLESLIYWRSAARSGAALGAGLALLVALACCSVVSVLAYSSLLALSAAVAFRIYKNVLQAVQKTNEGHPFKWLLEKDISVPAERAQSLAAAATAHLNAALAELRRLFLVEDLVDSLKFGVLLWCLTYVGACFNGITLIILGWIALFTLPKAYEMNKPQVDANLELARAKINEISAKVRAAVPLGKKAESEKDK from the exons TGGAGTCTCTGATCTACTGGCGGTCGGCGGCACGGTCGGGGGCGGCGCTGGGCGCAGGCCTGGCGCTGCTCGTAGCCCTCGCGTGCTGCTCCGTCGTGTCCGTGCTGGCCTACAGCTCGCTGCTGGCACTCTCCGCCGCTGTCGCCTTCCGCATCTACAAGAACGTCTTGCAAGCCGTGCAGAAAACTAACGAAGGACATCCCTTTAA ATGGCTGCTCGAGAAAGACATCAGCGTGCCGGCGGAGCGCGCTCAGTCGCTGGCCGCCGCCGCCACCGCGCACCTCAACGCCGCGCTCGCGGAGCTGCGCAG ATTGTTCCTCGTTGAGGACTTGGTGGACTCGCTCAAGTTCGGCGTGCTGCTGTGGTGCCTCACGTATGTTGGCGCTTGCTTCAACGGCATCACGCTTATCATACTCG GTTGGATAGCGCTGTTCACGTTGCCGAAGGCGTATGAGATGAACAAGCCGCAAGTGGACGCCAACCTCGAGCTGGCGCGCGCCAAGATCAACGAGATCTCCGCCAA GGTGCGAGCGGCCGTGCCTCTGGGCAAGAAGGCGGAGAGCGAGAAGGACAAGTAG
- the LOC113404804 gene encoding reticulon-3-B isoform X5, with product MGSDGDITHAWFDPQRLHPEVESLIYWRSAARSGAALGAGLALLVALACCSVVSVLAYSSLLALSAAVAFRIYKNVLQAVQKTNEGHPFKWLLEKDISVPAERAQSLAAAATAHLNAALAELRRLFLVEDLVDSLKFGVLLWCLTYVGACFNGITLIILGWIALFTLPKAYEMNKPQVDANLELARAKINEISAKVRAAVPLGKKAESEKDK from the exons TGGAGTCTCTGATCTACTGGCGGTCGGCGGCACGGTCGGGGGCGGCGCTGGGCGCAGGCCTGGCGCTGCTCGTAGCCCTCGCGTGCTGCTCCGTCGTGTCCGTGCTGGCCTACAGCTCGCTGCTGGCACTCTCCGCCGCTGTCGCCTTCCGCATCTACAAGAACGTCTTGCAAGCCGTGCAGAAAACTAACGAAGGACATCCCTTTAA ATGGCTGCTCGAGAAAGACATCAGCGTGCCGGCGGAGCGCGCTCAGTCGCTGGCCGCCGCCGCCACCGCGCACCTCAACGCCGCGCTCGCGGAGCTGCGCAG ATTGTTCCTCGTTGAGGACTTGGTGGACTCGCTCAAGTTCGGCGTGCTGCTGTGGTGCCTCACGTATGTTGGCGCTTGCTTCAACGGCATCACGCTTATCATACTCG GTTGGATAGCGCTGTTCACGTTGCCGAAGGCGTATGAGATGAACAAGCCGCAAGTGGACGCCAACCTCGAGCTGGCGCGCGCCAAGATCAACGAGATCTCCGCCAA GGTGCGAGCGGCCGTGCCTCTGGGCAAGAAGGCGGAGAGCGAGAAGGACAAGTAG
- the LOC113404804 gene encoding reticulon-3-B isoform X6: MADSGPSLCSVLDPLESLIYWRSAARSGAALGAGLALLVALACCSVVSVLAYSSLLALSAAVAFRIYKNVLQAVQKTNEGHPFKWLLEKDISVPAERAQSLAAAATAHLNAALAELRRLFLVEDLVDSLKFGVLLWCLTYVGACFNGITLIILGWIALFTLPKAYEMNKPQVDANLELARAKINEISAKVRAAVPLGKKAESEKDK; the protein is encoded by the exons TGGAGTCTCTGATCTACTGGCGGTCGGCGGCACGGTCGGGGGCGGCGCTGGGCGCAGGCCTGGCGCTGCTCGTAGCCCTCGCGTGCTGCTCCGTCGTGTCCGTGCTGGCCTACAGCTCGCTGCTGGCACTCTCCGCCGCTGTCGCCTTCCGCATCTACAAGAACGTCTTGCAAGCCGTGCAGAAAACTAACGAAGGACATCCCTTTAA ATGGCTGCTCGAGAAAGACATCAGCGTGCCGGCGGAGCGCGCTCAGTCGCTGGCCGCCGCCGCCACCGCGCACCTCAACGCCGCGCTCGCGGAGCTGCGCAG ATTGTTCCTCGTTGAGGACTTGGTGGACTCGCTCAAGTTCGGCGTGCTGCTGTGGTGCCTCACGTATGTTGGCGCTTGCTTCAACGGCATCACGCTTATCATACTCG GTTGGATAGCGCTGTTCACGTTGCCGAAGGCGTATGAGATGAACAAGCCGCAAGTGGACGCCAACCTCGAGCTGGCGCGCGCCAAGATCAACGAGATCTCCGCCAA GGTGCGAGCGGCCGTGCCTCTGGGCAAGAAGGCGGAGAGCGAGAAGGACAAGTAG